A single window of Terriglobales bacterium DNA harbors:
- the nuoI gene encoding NADH-quinone oxidoreductase subunit NuoI, with product MSIVKNIAAIAKGMSITFKEMFKPTVVENYPDGPGPLRGAKFQERFRGLHVLQRDENGLEKCVACFLCAAACPSNCIYIEAAENTEENRISGAERYAAVYNIDYNRCIFCGYCVEACPTDAITHGHGFELATFNATNLVYRKEQLLAPIPGGKLRSVKPEHELQSAH from the coding sequence ATGTCCATCGTCAAGAACATTGCCGCTATCGCCAAGGGCATGTCCATCACCTTCAAGGAGATGTTTAAACCGACCGTCGTGGAGAATTATCCCGATGGACCGGGCCCGCTGCGTGGGGCAAAGTTCCAGGAGCGATTTCGCGGACTTCACGTGCTGCAGCGCGACGAGAATGGACTGGAAAAATGCGTCGCCTGCTTTCTTTGCGCAGCGGCGTGCCCATCGAACTGCATTTACATCGAGGCCGCCGAGAACACTGAAGAGAATCGCATTAGCGGCGCTGAACGTTACGCGGCCGTCTATAACATCGATTACAACCGCTGCATCTTCTGCGGTTACTGTGTAGAAGCCTGCCCCACTGACGCGATCACGCACGGGCATGGGTTTGAGTTAGCCACCTTCAACGCCACCAATCTGGTCTATCGAAAAGAGCAGCTCCTCGCGCCAATTCCGGGCGGCAAGCTGCGTTCCGTAAAGCCGGAGCATGAACTCCAGAGCGCGCATTAG
- a CDS encoding STAS domain-containing protein, which translates to MSLKLSARMINGVKIIDCNGRIVFGEEASQLRDTIKKDLAENNRIVLNLANVNYIDSGGIGTMVSLFTSARNAGGDIKLLHLTKRVGDLLQITKLITVFESYDDEQKAVNAFTSTAKASGASHRESA; encoded by the coding sequence ATGTCGCTAAAACTTTCAGCGCGCATGATTAACGGCGTGAAGATCATCGACTGCAACGGACGCATCGTCTTCGGCGAAGAGGCCAGCCAGTTGCGGGACACTATCAAGAAAGATCTCGCTGAGAACAATCGCATCGTCTTGAATCTCGCGAACGTCAACTACATCGACAGCGGCGGCATCGGCACCATGGTCAGCCTGTTTACCAGCGCGCGCAACGCCGGTGGGGACATCAAACTCCTCCACCTCACCAAGCGGGTTGGCGATCTGCTCCAGATCACGAAGCTGATCACTGTATTCGAGAGCTACGACGATGAACAAAAGGCTGTGAACGCCTTTACCTCTACCGCGAAGGCTTCTGGCGCTTCACATCGCGAAAGCGCTTGA
- a CDS encoding acyl-CoA dehydrogenase, producing the protein MPEAVIDASAPPTPLTSLTEDEILFRDNVRQFAEEKLRPLVREMDEKQAFDHGLIEQFFQLGLMGIEIPEQYGGGAGTFFEAILAVEEISRIDPSAGVLVDVQNTLVNNALLRWATEEQKRRYLPRMAADTVGAYALSEAGSGSDAFAMQTRAELRGNEYVINGRKLWITNGKEAGIFILFANIDPAAGYRGITAFIVEKNFPGFSVGKKEDKLGIRASSTCELLLEDLRVPKGNVLGEVGKGYKIAIETLNEGRIGIGAQMLGLAQGAWEAAAKYSQERKQFGKSISEFQGVQFQLAQMATDIQAARLMVYNASRMKDARQNFVKEAAMTKLFASQVAERVSSLAVEIFGGNGFVKDYPVEKFFRDSKIGKIYEGTSNMQLQTIAKLVLAK; encoded by the coding sequence ATGCCTGAAGCCGTCATCGACGCGAGCGCTCCACCAACTCCTCTCACCAGCCTCACTGAAGACGAAATTCTATTCCGCGATAACGTGCGCCAGTTTGCCGAAGAGAAGCTGCGTCCGCTGGTGCGCGAGATGGATGAGAAACAGGCCTTCGATCACGGGTTGATCGAGCAGTTCTTCCAGCTTGGTTTGATGGGAATCGAGATTCCCGAGCAGTACGGCGGAGGAGCGGGCACTTTTTTCGAGGCGATTCTGGCGGTCGAAGAGATCTCGCGAATTGATCCTTCAGCAGGCGTTCTCGTCGACGTGCAGAACACGCTCGTGAACAATGCGCTGCTGCGCTGGGCGACGGAAGAGCAGAAACGGCGTTATCTGCCGCGCATGGCTGCAGATACCGTTGGCGCTTATGCGTTGAGCGAAGCTGGGTCAGGTTCCGACGCATTCGCAATGCAAACACGCGCTGAGCTACGCGGCAACGAGTACGTGATCAATGGGCGTAAGCTGTGGATCACCAACGGCAAGGAAGCTGGAATCTTCATTCTGTTCGCGAATATCGATCCTGCTGCTGGGTATCGTGGCATCACCGCGTTCATCGTAGAAAAGAACTTCCCGGGATTTTCCGTCGGCAAGAAAGAAGACAAGCTGGGTATTCGAGCTTCCAGCACGTGCGAGCTGTTGCTGGAAGATTTGCGCGTCCCGAAAGGGAACGTGCTGGGCGAGGTCGGAAAAGGCTACAAGATTGCTATCGAGACTCTCAATGAAGGACGCATCGGCATTGGGGCACAGATGCTTGGGCTAGCCCAAGGTGCCTGGGAAGCTGCGGCCAAGTACTCGCAGGAACGCAAGCAATTTGGGAAATCTATTTCGGAATTCCAAGGCGTTCAATTCCAGCTCGCGCAGATGGCGACGGATATCCAGGCGGCGCGCCTGATGGTGTACAACGCCTCTCGCATGAAAGATGCACGGCAGAACTTTGTAAAAGAAGCCGCTATGACGAAGCTTTTTGCTTCGCAGGTGGCCGAACGGGTAAGTTCTCTGGCGGTCGAAATCTTCGGCGGCAATGGCTTCGTGAAGGACTATCCAGTCGAGAAGTTTTTCCGTGATTCCAAGATCGGCAAGATCTACGAGGGCACATCGAACATGCAGCTTCAGACCATCGCCAAGCTGGTGCTCGCCAAGTGA
- a CDS encoding PilZ domain-containing protein, translating to MSSLKHIRKFPRLGFTEEARVYDQNGRELGVVSEVSGSGMGLEAPSASAIESLSVGQRLRLSIVEPGSRATNVVEAVVRFRDGNKLGVEFVEVIPDKPL from the coding sequence GTGAGTTCGCTCAAGCACATCCGCAAGTTTCCTCGGCTGGGGTTCACTGAAGAGGCGCGCGTCTACGATCAGAACGGACGCGAGCTCGGCGTTGTCTCTGAAGTAAGCGGCAGCGGGATGGGGCTCGAAGCTCCAAGCGCGTCGGCGATTGAGTCGCTGAGTGTCGGACAGCGACTGCGGTTGAGCATCGTTGAGCCGGGTTCGCGAGCCACAAACGTTGTTGAAGCCGTCGTGCGCTTTCGAGACGGCAATAAATTGGGCGTCGAGTTCGTTGAAGTCATTCCCGACAAGCCGCTCTAA
- a CDS encoding serine hydrolase, translating to MKLSTGVLSLALCFVTSLTWGQAASSCCPQTPTKEKQQALWQKVQDRIAEVDRRLDGAMGVAIRDLTSGETYLLHADDVFAQASSIKITVLAQLYQQEQRGRNGAKNVGRLNDLYTVRSEDMVPDSYIMLGLSPGVTRVTNRDLATMMVAVSDNSATNVLIDHVGMSNVEQMLASLGLKNTHLRRKMMDLEAARQGRENVSTPREMMTLLEDIYQSKLFDKELTADFFKVLSTPKDSSIPKLLPPDVVIANKPGELEAVRNDSGIVFVPNRPFVICVMTTYLHDERAGQQAISEIALAAYDYFDRLGKSSEYGRAVPSK from the coding sequence ATGAAACTCTCGACCGGTGTACTCTCACTCGCCCTCTGTTTCGTAACGTCACTGACTTGGGGACAAGCTGCTTCATCCTGTTGCCCGCAGACTCCGACCAAAGAAAAACAGCAAGCGCTCTGGCAGAAAGTTCAGGATCGCATCGCTGAAGTGGATCGCCGTCTCGATGGCGCGATGGGCGTGGCCATCCGCGACCTGACCAGCGGAGAGACGTACTTGCTGCACGCAGATGACGTCTTCGCGCAAGCAAGCTCGATCAAAATCACTGTCCTCGCGCAGCTTTATCAGCAGGAGCAGCGCGGCCGAAATGGCGCGAAGAATGTCGGACGTCTCAATGACCTCTACACCGTCCGCTCGGAAGACATGGTGCCGGACAGCTACATCATGCTGGGCCTTAGTCCGGGAGTCACACGCGTCACCAATCGTGACTTGGCGACCATGATGGTTGCTGTGAGCGACAACTCAGCAACCAACGTGCTGATCGACCATGTCGGAATGAGTAATGTGGAGCAGATGCTGGCAAGCCTCGGCCTGAAGAACACTCATCTGCGCCGCAAGATGATGGATCTGGAGGCTGCGCGGCAAGGGCGCGAGAACGTATCCACGCCGCGCGAGATGATGACGTTGCTGGAAGACATCTACCAGAGCAAACTGTTCGACAAAGAGCTCACAGCCGACTTCTTCAAAGTGCTCTCCACGCCAAAGGACAGCAGCATTCCGAAATTGCTTCCACCTGACGTGGTAATAGCAAACAAACCCGGCGAACTCGAAGCCGTACGCAACGATTCTGGAATCGTCTTCGTTCCCAATCGTCCATTCGTCATCTGCGTGATGACAACTTACCTGCACGACGAACGCGCCGGCCAGCAGGCCATCAGCGAAATTGCG